The segment AGAGCCTCTTCCTCGACGGCATCGACTTCCGCATGACGATGTCGCTCACGCCCCCGCTCGTATCCATGATGACCGATGGGCTCCTGCAGGAGCGCTACGCCAGGCACCTCTACAAGCACCTCGAGCTCGCCGACAAGGAGATGGGCCGCACAGCGCACGACCGGGCATTCAGGCCAGCGGCCGAGATGTACTACCACAAGCTCCACCGCGCCCGTTACATCTTCGACCAGCGCTGGGGCAGAAACCTCGTCGCGGGGTTCCGCCACTTCCAGGACATGGGGAAGGTGGAGATCATCACCTGCGGCGCGACCCACGGCTTCCTGCCGCTGCTCAGGCCGTCCCACGAGGCGGTGCGCGCGCAGATATCGGTCGCGTGCGATACGCACGAGAGGCACCTGGGCAGGAGGCCCCGCGGCATCTGGCTCCCGGAGTGCGGCTACTTCCCGGGGCTGGACGAGATCCTCTGGGACCACGGCATCCGATTCTTCTTCGTGGATTCGCACGGCATACTGCACGCCGACTCGAGGCCCAAGTACGGCGTGTACGCCCCTGTCTTCACCCCCAGCGGGACCGCCGCCTTCGGCCGCGACTTCGAGTCCTCCAAGCAGGTCTGGAGCGCGAAGGAGGGGTACCCGGGCGACTACCGCTACCGCGACTTCTACCGCGACATCGGCTTCGACCTCGACTTCGACTACGTGAGGCCCTACATCCACCGCGACGGCATCCGCATAATGACCGGGTTCAAGTACTACAGGATCACCGGCACGACCAACCACAAGGAGCCCTACAGCCCGCACGATGCCCGCGAGGCGGCGGCCTCGCACGCCGGCAACTTCCTCTTCAACCGCCAGCGCCAGTGCGAGTACCTGCACGGCCTCATGGGCAAGCCTCCGATCATAATCGCGCCGTACGACGCGGAGCTCTTCGGCCACTGGTGGTACGAGGGCATAGACTGGCTCAACTTCATCATGCGCAAGACCGCGTGCGACCAGTCGGACGTCAAGCTCGCCACCCCGTGGGAGTACCTCTGCTGGCACCCGAAGAACCAGGTCGCCCAGCCGTCTGAATCGAGCTGGGGAAACAAGGGCTACGCGGAGGTGTGGTGCAACGGCACCAACGACTGGGTCTACCGCCACCTGCATGAGGCGGCGTTCCGAATGACCGAGTACGCCAGGGCCTACCCCTCGCCCGACGACAACCTCCGACGCGCGCTCAACCAGATGGCGCGGGAGCTCCTGCTCGCGCAGAGCTCCGACTGGGCCTTCATCATGAACAGCGGCACGATGGTGGAGTACGCGGTCAAGCGCACCAAGGACCACGTCTGGCGCTTCAACAGGCTCTACGAGGAGATAAAGCACATGCGCCTGGACATGAACTTCGTGGCCGAGCTCGAGTGGAAGGACAACATCTTCCCGAACATCGATTACCGGGTCTACGCCTAGCCCCTTCCCATCCTCCCGCACATATTGTATAAATACCCGTCATGCCGCAGCAGGAGCTATTCTCAGCAGCGCCAGAGGCCGGGCACATTGTCCAGGGCAAGTACAGGCTCGCGCGCATCCTGAGCGAAGGGGGCGGCGGGGTGGTCTGGGAGGCCTTCGACCCCTCCGGCAGGCAGGTGGCGCTCAAGTTCCTCAAGTGGAACCCGGCAAAGACCCGCGAGGCGGTGGCGGACCGGTTCAAGAACGAGTTCGCGATACTTAAGTCGCTGGCCCACCCCAACATCGGCCAGATCTACGACTTCGGCCTGGACCCCGGCTCAGGGCTCTATTTCTTCACCAGCGAGCTGCTCATGGCGGGCGATCTTACCAGGCTCCTGCTCGCACCGGTGCCGCTGCTCGAGGAGCTGCTCCTGCAGTCGCTCAGGGCGCTGGAGTATCTGCGCGGGCACAAGCTCCTGCACCTGGACATAAAGCCGCACAACCTGCTGCTCAGGCAGTCTGGCGAGAGCCCGGTGCTGGCTCTCATCGACTTCGGGCTCGCCACCTTCCGGCCCCCGGACCGGCCCGGCGGCACGCCGAACTACATGGCGCCGGAGCTCATATCCATGCGGCTCTGCGACGTGAGCCGGACCCGCTTTCCTCCGCCCGACCACCGCAGCGACCTCTATTCGCTGGGAGTGACGTTCTACCACTGCCTCACCGGCCGCGCGCCGTTCAACGTTGCGGGACCTGACGGCAAGAAGGACGCCATGGCGACCCTCCGCCGCCACTTCGAGCTCGCGCCGCCGCCGCCATCCTCCCTCAGGCCCGAGGTGCCGGCGTACCTCGACCGGATCATCATGAAGCTCATGGCGCACCATCCGGACGAGCGCTACCCCTCCGCGATCGTCGCCGCGCAGGCGCTGCAGTACAGCTCCCCCACGATGCAAAACCCTGAGTGCATGCAGACTCTTCTCGCCTACCTGCCCAAGGAGGGCAGGCTCGTGGGCCGCCGCGAGGAGTGCGCGATCATAGAGCAGAGCCTCCGCGCGATCGCCGACGGGGTGAGGCACGCGGCCCCGATCGTGATCGTGCACGGCGGCCGCGGCTCGGGTCGCTCCAGGATGCTGGCCTTCGCAAAGCCGCTCGCCCAGCAGATGGAGATGGACGCGACATTCGTCGCCGAGGGCCAGGACCTCCCGCCGTCGCTCATCCAGTCGCTGGAATCCGGCGAAGGCTCCGCGGCCGTGCGGGCCGTCATGATCGACGACATCGACCGCTTCATGATGAACGAGCAGGGCGATTCCCTCGACGACGCGGGGGCTCAGGCCGTCAGGGCGCTGATCAGGCGCCTCCGTCTCCAGCAGAGGCTGCCGGCCGCTTCGGCCCCGCGGATGATCCTGATCGCATCCCTCGACGCCGAGCGCATGGGGCTTGCGCAGGCGTTCGAGGACCTCAACATAGACCACGCCCTCTGCCACTGCGTCGAGCTCGCAAACTTCACCAGGGCCGACATCGCGGAGTACCTCGAGGCGCTGCTGGGCGAGAGGCCGGACAGGGCCGTGATCGACCAGCTCGCGCACTGCACCGGCGGCAATCCGCTCTTCCTCACCGAGCACCTGGAGCAGATGATCTCCCAGGGCAGGCTCTTCTCACTGGCGGGGAGGCCCGACGCCGCCACGCTCAAGGCAATCGGCGTGGACTTCTCCAAGGCGCCGCCATCGCGCTCGCTCGCCGAGTCGATACTCGAAAAGCTGCGCATGCTGAACGATGAGGCCCGGGACGCGGCGCTGGCGATGGCATGCTGGCAGCGGCCGGTGTCGCTCGAGGAGCTCTCCGCCACCTGCGAGCGGGGCAGCGCCGACCGGGCGGTACTCATGCTCATGGAGGCGAGGCTCGCCCACAACCAGCGCCACGACGGCCGCATCGAATTCACGAACGAGATGGCCGGCCGCGTGATCAGAGAGGCCGCCACTCGGGCTGAATGCGAGAGCTGCCACGACCGGATCGCCGGACACCTGATCGCGCGGTTCGTGGGCGGCAGGCGGCGGGGCCGCAGGGAGATCGACCTGCACGTCGCGTACGGGAGCGCCTCGCCGGAGCGCATCCCAGCCCTGCGGAGGCTCATAGAGGCGGCCGCCGAATCGGGCCGGCCGCTCGATGCAGCCGAGCACCTCCACCTCCTGCTCGATCTCCTGCCGGAGGGAGAGGCTGCGGGCCGCGCGGCCGCGCTGGCCGAACTCGGCTCGGCGTACGAGCGCGCGCACAGGATCGCCGACGCGCGGTCCGCCTTCGCGGCGATAAGGGACCTCAGGGCGCCCTCCCCCCTCAGGGAGAGGTTGCGGGTCGAGGCGGCGGAGAGGCTGGGACTGCTCGCCATGCGCAGGCGCGACCTCCGCGACGCAAGGAGGCTCTTCTCCGAGGCGCTCTCCTTCCTCTCAGGCGATGCGGACCCGGCCGCGAAGATAAGGCTCGAGAACTACATCGCGAGCGTCGATCTGCGCGAGGGCAACATAGAGAGGGCGGTGGAGCGATTCGAGCGCAGCTCGAAGGTGGCGGAGAACATCCTCACCCCCGACGAGAAACGCGCCGTGACGAACAACGAGCTCGGCGAGGCGCTGCTGGCCCTCGGGAAACCCTCCGATGCCGTGGGGATACTCCGCAAGGAGCTTGCGCTCGCCGAGGCGGCGGGCGACGAGCAAAAGAGCGCCTCGCGGCATTACCTCCTGGGCAACGCCCTGAGAAACGACGAGATCATGAAGCCGGACGAGGCGCGCGACCACTACGAGAAGGGGCTCGCGATCGCGAGGCAGCACAGGCTAGTGGAGATGCAGGTGAGGCTCCAGAACGGGCTGGGCAACCTCATGCTCAAGGTCGGCCGGCCCAAGGAGGCGCTGGCGCATTATCAGGAGGGCTTGAAGCTCGCGCAGCAGATCGAGGGCGAGACCACGGGCGTGGAGATCATGATCGGCATGGGGCTCGCCTCGCAGCAGATGGCCTCGCCTGAGAACACCATCGAGTATTTCGAGGCGGCGCTGGACTTCTCCGGCGCACCGAAGGGAAAGGCCGCGGGGCTGATAAGGCGCTACAGGCCCACCATCTACATCTCGCTCGGCGACGCCTACCTGCAGAGGCACGACCTGGGGCACGCCGAGGACTACCTCAAGAAGGCGCTGGCGATGGATCGCAAGAAGGCCCTCACGCCCGACATCCGTTACAGCCTATACGGCACCTTCGCCGAGCTTGCGCTGGAGCGCGGGGACAGGGATGCGGCGCGCCGCTACATGCCGACCATCGAGGCGATCGCGAAGTCGTTCCCGCAGGCGCAGGGCCACCTCAAGAGGCTCAAGCAGCGCCTTGGCTGACATCACGAAACCGCTTCACGGCATTTGCGCGCCTGATCGATCTCCCATGATCTTCGAGACGGCGAAACCCAGATAATCGCCCCGATTTTCGCGCGAAGGGGGGATGTGGATGTCGATGTCAGGGGGGTTGCCTTCCTGGTCCCTGCCGTCTGCGCCAACGCTTATTCCCACGGCCATCGAAATCGAAAAACGGGTGCCGTCGCGCAGGGAGAAGTCGCGCTCGTAGTAATACGGGTTCTGGGCGGCGCGCGGCGGAAGGCCGGCGGTCGTGGCGATGTTGTTTCCCTTCATGATCGCGACAAACTGATCGCACGAGCTAGCGCAGTAGGGGCCGGTCAGCACCACCAAATCGAAAGGTCTTCCACCCTCCTCCGGCCTATAGACAGCCTCGCCCGCTTCGCACCGCTCGGTCGTGCAGAAAAAGGGGTACTCGGGCGAGACCAGCGCCCCGGGATTGTCCCTGAAAAATCTTCGGGCATGTTCGGCCATGAAGTCGGAGCCCATGTCGACATCGTCGGTCCAGTCGCTCCTCCCCTCGAAAACAGGGCGCCTGTGCAGATATCGGGTGCCTATGCTGAACGGCCTGTCGGCGAGGCGCGCTATGAACCACGGATTGAGATTGCCGCCGCCGTTCTCCCGCACGTCGAATATGACGGTGCGGGCCCCTCTCCTTTTCAGATACCCGAGGAGCTCGCGCTGGTCGGCCGTGGCAAGCTCGCGAGTCCCCGGGCCCTGCGGATCCAGGGGCATCGGCCTATAGGAAAGCTCGGGGAGCCTGTTCCAGAGGGCCACTGCGTCGTCGAAACGGTAGCGGAACGAGTGATAGCGGACGATCTTCACGTCGGGCCGTGCCGTCGGGTATACTCCGTAGTTGATCCCAACGAATTCAGGGGTCCGGCCCCTGTAGTCGTCGGGTATGAGCGGCGTCCACAGCACTTCGGCCGCGCCCCGGCCCTTGGCCCGCTCGCCGCCTCCGCTCCTGCGCTCGGCCCACCGGAATATCGTCTTCATCGCAGTACCGGTATCAGGATCGCGAAACTCGAAGGCCGTGGACTCGCCGACCTCCGGCGCAGGTGAGACTAAGGGATCGCGGGAGACGAGCCATTTCGCTGTCTCGAATTTGAGATGCTCGGGGGAGCTGCTCTCGTGCCACTCGCGGAACTCCTCCTCCAGCTGAGCGGGCGGGCGGCCGTCCACTGAGACGAGCACCGAGCCGGCCGAAACCGCGTCATCAGACGATTCTATGACGACGTACTCGTATCCACCCTCGCCCGATTCAACCCTGAGCTTCAGCGGGAGCTCAACCGGCTTTCTGTCCGGGAGGAATTCGTCCCGGATGCGAAGCCTGCTGTGCAAGTCGTGATATGAGTTTTTCAGCGACAGAAGCGCATAATAGACGTCATCCCTGGTTCGGGCATCCGAGAATCTTCTTCCGGCCCTTTCGAGCTCGATCTCCCATGTCGTTCCGAGCCTGCGGAGGCCGTCCTGCGAGACGATCTGCGTCTCCGCGATCCCCTCGACCATCTCCTCGAAACAGCCGTTCCTGTCCCTGCCGAACCAGCGGTCCGCATCACCCCCCGCTCGAGAACAGCCGCCGAAGATCGCGACGACGAAAGCGACGATGAGCATGAATCCTCTGCATCGCATGCTTCGGCCCCCTGAGGGCACGGCTAGGCGGTGAGCGGCGAGAAGTAGACCGTGTGCACATCGGCGCACGGCACGCTGCCGGTTGTCCCCTTGTAATACGGGGTGTTGACCAGCGCAACACCCCTGTGCGCGTCCCAGACCGACTCAAGCGACACCGCCTCCATCATATCGGCCGAAATCCCAGGATCCAGCGACTCCGCGACCTCCAGCCAGAGATGGGCGAGCGCCCTCGTCTTTTGGCACACGAAGCTGCACGGGAGATGGAAGCCGATCCTGGCGCCCCAGTACCTCTGGTGGGCTACGCATTCCGGGTACCCCTCGACTCGGAGCTCATGTCCGCCGTCCGGGCGACTCACGATCTCGCCGCCGGTATTGAACGCCTGCTGCCAGATGGGGTCGATGAAACCGCGGGCCCAGGCGTCGGAAAAGAACTCCCTGCAGCAGGGGGGATAGCCGAGGAGCGCCCCTATGGCGTCATGATCCGGGTGTCTCGGCAGCGACGCGGCCACGAACCTTTCAGCTGCCGCATGCGTACGGGTCACGACTCCATAGCAGACCGCTGAAGGATCTTCCTCGCCGGCCAGGTCGTGGCGATGCGCGAACCCCTTGAACTTTTTGACCCACCTGATGGCGGTGAACAGCAGGCGCTCCTCGGCGAGGGTCTCTCTCCGCCGTTCGATTTCATCGCGACGCAAGAGCAATGTCGAAGCCTCGCGATGCCCGGCCTTCACAAGGCCCAGCTCCACATCGCCGGCGATGCGGGTGCAGCGCCTGAGCTTTTCGGACCAGCGCCGCTCCTCCCCAGGAGTCCGGTACTCCACCCTGGTGAACGGCTCGCAATGTATATCCATGAGCTTCATGGCGGACCTCCGCACCCGGTCTTAAAATTCAGTCGCGATCCATGTGGTTGTCGTGCGCGTCATGATCGCTGTGCGCCTCATGACCGTTGTCGTGCTTGTCGTGGTCCGAGTGCGAGCGGCCGGCAATCAACACATGGCCCCTGCCCTCGCTCAGAACCTTGAGCCCATCCTGCGCCTTCTGCAGCTCAGCCAGCCGCTGGACCAGAGGCGGCAGCCTGTCCGGCCCCTTGACCGACTCCCTCTCCGGCTCCCTCTCATGCGCATGGACCCTCTCGTGCACTGCCGACCCCTCCCCATCCAGCCTGTTGGTGTACATTTCCCCTCCTTTGTTCGGACGAGCGGCGATCCGCACCCGCGGGATCCCCGCCCGTCGCGCTGACAGCGGTGGCGGTTTTGATGCCGTATGATCCGAGCCTCCTGTCCACGTGCTCACAGATGTCGTATCTGGCCTTGCAGAGGACGTTCCGCCGCGCCACGCTTCCGTCCCTGCCGTTGAGATAGGAGTAGTACGGGCACCCCCCCTTGCAGAGGCTGAGGTAGGCGCAGCGGCTCCTCTCGCAGTCGTTGATCGCGGCCAGCCGTTCGTCTATGAGCCTTTTCAACACCGGGTTGTCGCAACTTACGAGGTCGCTCATCGCACTTTCCCGTATGTTGCCGAACCTGAAGTCCTCGTACCCCACAAACTTGGGGCACAGCGTAGCGTTTCCGAGGTCGTCGACGCTCACGAAGTTGGTCAGGCATCGCGCGCCCTGAGAGCACTTGGTGCCGCAGCCCACTCCGGTCAGCAGCTTCATTATCGTCTCGAGCGATCCCTCCCCGAAGCTGTCGCTGAATTTTTCGAGGAGGTAGTCGAACT is part of the Pseudomonadota bacterium genome and harbors:
- a CDS encoding tetratricopeptide repeat protein, giving the protein MPQQELFSAAPEAGHIVQGKYRLARILSEGGGGVVWEAFDPSGRQVALKFLKWNPAKTREAVADRFKNEFAILKSLAHPNIGQIYDFGLDPGSGLYFFTSELLMAGDLTRLLLAPVPLLEELLLQSLRALEYLRGHKLLHLDIKPHNLLLRQSGESPVLALIDFGLATFRPPDRPGGTPNYMAPELISMRLCDVSRTRFPPPDHRSDLYSLGVTFYHCLTGRAPFNVAGPDGKKDAMATLRRHFELAPPPPSSLRPEVPAYLDRIIMKLMAHHPDERYPSAIVAAQALQYSSPTMQNPECMQTLLAYLPKEGRLVGRREECAIIEQSLRAIADGVRHAAPIVIVHGGRGSGRSRMLAFAKPLAQQMEMDATFVAEGQDLPPSLIQSLESGEGSAAVRAVMIDDIDRFMMNEQGDSLDDAGAQAVRALIRRLRLQQRLPAASAPRMILIASLDAERMGLAQAFEDLNIDHALCHCVELANFTRADIAEYLEALLGERPDRAVIDQLAHCTGGNPLFLTEHLEQMISQGRLFSLAGRPDAATLKAIGVDFSKAPPSRSLAESILEKLRMLNDEARDAALAMACWQRPVSLEELSATCERGSADRAVLMLMEARLAHNQRHDGRIEFTNEMAGRVIREAATRAECESCHDRIAGHLIARFVGGRRRGRREIDLHVAYGSASPERIPALRRLIEAAAESGRPLDAAEHLHLLLDLLPEGEAAGRAAALAELGSAYERAHRIADARSAFAAIRDLRAPSPLRERLRVEAAERLGLLAMRRRDLRDARRLFSEALSFLSGDADPAAKIRLENYIASVDLREGNIERAVERFERSSKVAENILTPDEKRAVTNNELGEALLALGKPSDAVGILRKELALAEAAGDEQKSASRHYLLGNALRNDEIMKPDEARDHYEKGLAIARQHRLVEMQVRLQNGLGNLMLKVGRPKEALAHYQEGLKLAQQIEGETTGVEIMIGMGLASQQMASPENTIEYFEAALDFSGAPKGKAAGLIRRYRPTIYISLGDAYLQRHDLGHAEDYLKKALAMDRKKALTPDIRYSLYGTFAELALERGDRDAARRYMPTIEAIAKSFPQAQGHLKRLKQRLG
- a CDS encoding DUF1957 domain-containing protein; its protein translation is MTKGYLSIVLHAHLPYVRHPEHEEFLEEQWFFEGMTETYIPLLDMFESLFLDGIDFRMTMSLTPPLVSMMTDGLLQERYARHLYKHLELADKEMGRTAHDRAFRPAAEMYYHKLHRARYIFDQRWGRNLVAGFRHFQDMGKVEIITCGATHGFLPLLRPSHEAVRAQISVACDTHERHLGRRPRGIWLPECGYFPGLDEILWDHGIRFFFVDSHGILHADSRPKYGVYAPVFTPSGTAAFGRDFESSKQVWSAKEGYPGDYRYRDFYRDIGFDLDFDYVRPYIHRDGIRIMTGFKYYRITGTTNHKEPYSPHDAREAAASHAGNFLFNRQRQCEYLHGLMGKPPIIIAPYDAELFGHWWYEGIDWLNFIMRKTACDQSDVKLATPWEYLCWHPKNQVAQPSESSWGNKGYAEVWCNGTNDWVYRHLHEAAFRMTEYARAYPSPDDNLRRALNQMARELLLAQSSDWAFIMNSGTMVEYAVKRTKDHVWRFNRLYEEIKHMRLDMNFVAELEWKDNIFPNIDYRVYA